In Osmerus mordax isolate fOsmMor3 chromosome 23, fOsmMor3.pri, whole genome shotgun sequence, one DNA window encodes the following:
- the LOC136967817 gene encoding low affinity immunoglobulin gamma Fc region receptor III-A-like isoform X1: MEFTPFCLMLLLVTLIQSEYILGEAVLMIPSEATQTPVSLRVSPSRSQFFEYEPVFLSCEDQGSSAGGRVRRNTTEGRSLECGAEYWGWVRGSSCIFRSMFPYHSGVYWCESGSGEHSHAVNITVHDGDVILESPVLPVNQGQAVTLRCLHKDKEVTKLSSNFTAAFYKDGSLVRTEAAGEMTIPAVSTSDAGLYRCSNSELGGSPESWLAVRAPPPPPPPPPAPPPAPLLSLPRLLCRILVSLPYLVVTVLLLEMCCRSRATGHAERELRKDDVIEDSP; encoded by the exons cagtatTAATGATCCCTTCTGAGGCTACACAAACACCAG tcTCTCTGAGGGTCAGTCCCAGCAGATCTCAGTTCTTTGAGTATGAGCCTGTCTTCCTGAGCTGTGAGGATCAGGGGAGCtctgctggagggagggtgaggaggaacaCCACAGAAGGAAGGTCTTTAGAGTGTGGAGCAGAATACTGGGGGTGGGTGAGAGGCTCCTCCTGCATCTTCAGATCTATGTTCCCATATCACAGTGGAGTGTACTGGTGTGAGTCTGGCTCAGGGGAACACAGCCATGCTGTCAACATCACAGTACATG ATGGTGATGTGATCCTGGAgagtcctgtcctccctgtgaACCAGGGACAAGCTGTGACTCTACGCTGTCTACACAAAGACAAGGAAGTTACAAAACTATCCTCCAACTTCACAGCTGCCTTCTACAAGGATGGATCTCTGGTCAGGActgaggctgcaggagagatgaCCATCCCTGCTGTGTCTACATCTGATGCAGGGTTGTACAGGTGCAGCAACTCTGAGCTGGGAGGATCTCCAgagagctggctggctgtgaGAG ctccacctccacctccacctccacctccagctccacctccagcccccctgctgTCTCTGCCCAGACTGCTGTGTCGTATCCTGGTGTCTCTTCCCTACCTGGTGGTCACTGTCCTGCTGCTGGAGATGTGCTGCAGGTCCAGAG CAACAGGTCATGCTGAGAGGGAACTGAGGAAGGATGATGTCATCGAAGATTCACCCTGA
- the LOC136967817 gene encoding sialoadhesin-like isoform X3: MIPSEATQTPVSLRVSPSRSQFFEYEPVFLSCEDQGSSAGGRVRRNTTEGRSLECGAEYWGWVRGSSCIFRSMFPYHSGVYWCESGSGEHSHAVNITVHDGDVILESPVLPVNQGQAVTLRCLHKDKEVTKLSSNFTAAFYKDGSLVRTEAAGEMTIPAVSTSDAGLYRCSNSELGGSPESWLAVRAPPPPPPPPPAPPPAPLLSLPRLLCRILVSLPYLVVTVLLLEMCCRSRATGHAERELRKDDVIEDSP; the protein is encoded by the exons ATGATCCCTTCTGAGGCTACACAAACACCAG tcTCTCTGAGGGTCAGTCCCAGCAGATCTCAGTTCTTTGAGTATGAGCCTGTCTTCCTGAGCTGTGAGGATCAGGGGAGCtctgctggagggagggtgaggaggaacaCCACAGAAGGAAGGTCTTTAGAGTGTGGAGCAGAATACTGGGGGTGGGTGAGAGGCTCCTCCTGCATCTTCAGATCTATGTTCCCATATCACAGTGGAGTGTACTGGTGTGAGTCTGGCTCAGGGGAACACAGCCATGCTGTCAACATCACAGTACATG ATGGTGATGTGATCCTGGAgagtcctgtcctccctgtgaACCAGGGACAAGCTGTGACTCTACGCTGTCTACACAAAGACAAGGAAGTTACAAAACTATCCTCCAACTTCACAGCTGCCTTCTACAAGGATGGATCTCTGGTCAGGActgaggctgcaggagagatgaCCATCCCTGCTGTGTCTACATCTGATGCAGGGTTGTACAGGTGCAGCAACTCTGAGCTGGGAGGATCTCCAgagagctggctggctgtgaGAG ctccacctccacctccacctccacctccagctccacctccagcccccctgctgTCTCTGCCCAGACTGCTGTGTCGTATCCTGGTGTCTCTTCCCTACCTGGTGGTCACTGTCCTGCTGCTGGAGATGTGCTGCAGGTCCAGAG CAACAGGTCATGCTGAGAGGGAACTGAGGAAGGATGATGTCATCGAAGATTCACCCTGA
- the LOC136967817 gene encoding Fc receptor-like protein 5 isoform X2, with translation MEFTPFCLMLLLVTLIQSEYILGEVLMIPSEATQTPVSLRVSPSRSQFFEYEPVFLSCEDQGSSAGGRVRRNTTEGRSLECGAEYWGWVRGSSCIFRSMFPYHSGVYWCESGSGEHSHAVNITVHDGDVILESPVLPVNQGQAVTLRCLHKDKEVTKLSSNFTAAFYKDGSLVRTEAAGEMTIPAVSTSDAGLYRCSNSELGGSPESWLAVRAPPPPPPPPPAPPPAPLLSLPRLLCRILVSLPYLVVTVLLLEMCCRSRATGHAERELRKDDVIEDSP, from the exons tatTAATGATCCCTTCTGAGGCTACACAAACACCAG tcTCTCTGAGGGTCAGTCCCAGCAGATCTCAGTTCTTTGAGTATGAGCCTGTCTTCCTGAGCTGTGAGGATCAGGGGAGCtctgctggagggagggtgaggaggaacaCCACAGAAGGAAGGTCTTTAGAGTGTGGAGCAGAATACTGGGGGTGGGTGAGAGGCTCCTCCTGCATCTTCAGATCTATGTTCCCATATCACAGTGGAGTGTACTGGTGTGAGTCTGGCTCAGGGGAACACAGCCATGCTGTCAACATCACAGTACATG ATGGTGATGTGATCCTGGAgagtcctgtcctccctgtgaACCAGGGACAAGCTGTGACTCTACGCTGTCTACACAAAGACAAGGAAGTTACAAAACTATCCTCCAACTTCACAGCTGCCTTCTACAAGGATGGATCTCTGGTCAGGActgaggctgcaggagagatgaCCATCCCTGCTGTGTCTACATCTGATGCAGGGTTGTACAGGTGCAGCAACTCTGAGCTGGGAGGATCTCCAgagagctggctggctgtgaGAG ctccacctccacctccacctccacctccagctccacctccagcccccctgctgTCTCTGCCCAGACTGCTGTGTCGTATCCTGGTGTCTCTTCCCTACCTGGTGGTCACTGTCCTGCTGCTGGAGATGTGCTGCAGGTCCAGAG CAACAGGTCATGCTGAGAGGGAACTGAGGAAGGATGATGTCATCGAAGATTCACCCTGA